CAAAAGCGGCGTAGCCATTGCCGAATCAAAGAAACGCGAGGCACAGGACGTAATGACCGCAAAACACGATCAGGCGACACGCCAGGTTTGGACAGCCTTTATTGCCTTTCGTACTGCGCTGAGAAAGGAGCAGGCAGCGCTCGCCCTGCTCGACTCAGCAAACACCTCTTATTCCGCTTCGCTCGAAGCGTATCAATATGGGGTGAAGAACTTGATCGATGTGGTCACTGCGGAAAGACAGTTAGCCCAGGCTCGACTCTCCGGTGTCTCGGCACGCTCTCAATTGTTGCTGGAAGCAGTTGATCTCGAATTCGTAACCGGAAACCTGCTGCGAACCAAGCCAGCCGCAACGAAATTACATACACAGGATGGCCAGAAGTGATGACCGTTAAAAGCAAGCGCCCAACTTTCCTATTCGCTCTATGCCTACTCTGCGCCGGGTGCAACCATGCGCCGTCGATTGATATTATTGGCTCTTTTTTCCCCGTATGGATGCTCTGCCTTGCGATTGCCGTGTTCCTCGCTTTCGTCGTGCGGTACCTCCTGGCGCGATGGCATCTGGAGTCTGAGGTTGGCCCCGTAGCTCTCTTCTATCCCAGCGTTGTCGTTCTGTTCACAAGCCTGCTCTGGCTGATTTTTTTTCGGTAAGGAGAACCAATGGATCAGGCAACCGAAGCTCTTGACCGTAGACGAATTGGCCGCAGGATCGCTATAGGCGTTGTTGCCTCTGCAATTGTCGCCCTGTTGATTGTTGTCCTGCAAACGGATCGACACCCTCGTACGGATGACGCGAGCGTGAGGGCGAACTACATTCAGATTGCTCCGGAAGTAAGCGGCAGGCTGGTTGAACTGCCGGTAAAAGACAATGCGTTCGTGAAGAAAGGCGACCTGCTGTTTTTTATCGATTCTCGTCCCTATGAGTATGCCTTGCAGCAGGCGTTGTCCGATCAGGAGGCGCTGGAGCAGCAGATTATCGACGCGAAACGAAAGATCGCGGCACAAAGTAGCGCCGCCGACGCCGCTCTCGCGGGTGTACACAGCTCAAGAACCGGTGTCAAAACTGCAGGCAGCAGCATCGATGTCGCGAAGGCCACCG
The nucleotide sequence above comes from Tunturibacter empetritectus. Encoded proteins:
- a CDS encoding YtcA family lipoprotein — its product is MLCLAIAVFLAFVVRYLLARWHLESEVGPVALFYPSVVVLFTSLLWLIFFR